The stretch of DNA CGATCGATATTTTTGCGCTTGACCAAAACAGTAAACCTTATCCGTAACCAGTATAAAATTGCCGGACAAAGAAGTTGAATTAAGCGTAGAGAAATCTACAACGGTTTTCATACACGCCCATATCTGATGGCTAAAGTATGTAGGGATGTCGTCGCTGCAGCCAAGGGCGGCATCCGCGCCTTAGAAATGTACTTGTCAAACTTAGAGAACTGTCAAAAAACACCCGATTTTATATCTGTTTTTCCAGGGATTATATCTCGACAGGATGCGGAAACTTTACTCGCAAAGAAGCCTCCGGGTTCGTTTTTGGTTCGTGTCAGTGAGCGTGTGTGGGGTTATACCATCACCTACCGAGCACCAGAACGCTGTAAGCATTATCTCGTCGATACAAGTGAAAACACTTACCAGTTTTTCGGCCACAATCAGATTGCACACCAGACTCTCAAAGACTTAGTGGAATTTCATAAAATGAGGCCGATCTCAGGACTTGGACAAGAACtgttaaaattgccatgtgGACAGGATCGCGACCCGCCGGATTATCAGGATCTGATCGGCCCCTTTGGAAGTTCAGATTCATTATCCACAAAACTTTAATACTGGCTGATGCGCCGATTGTGTGAAAACTACGAGAACACAGATCTGCGTTGTATTAATACATTTAGGTAAGAAATATGTAATAATCGTGGAGCCGACTGTTGACCTCCTCGAAATGAAATGCGAATGCTAAGTAAATCGCGTTCGCTTTATTGCGTTGTATTAGGAGTACAAGAATTCACGCACAAGAAAGCtattttaattcaaaatttcttaaCGTTTGGTGAAATGTCATCAAAATTACCTTGTTTTTTGATCCTTTCATACGCAAAAGTGACTTGACAGAGTGCCAAACGACTTTACCCGTTAAGAAAGGAGCTCTCCGTCAGTTTGGCTTGAAAGTGAATCCACCACAAGTATCGACGAGATGATGAAATTTGAACTTGAACATGAGTCAGTGGTGGGCTTTTCAAGAATCACTCACTTAAAATAACTCGCTTACTTGGCGGCTTTGCCAGTTTGTTGTGTTCGACTGGAAGCAGTGCGGATTTTTTCGTAGGACTTCTCGGCGTTTATGTTGGGTCCTTGTGCAGAGAAACATCGATTATGTTAGTGTGTCAAACTGATCCTTCGGAAACAAATCCGAAAATTAAACTCTTTTTCGGAtagattttcttctttttttcggTTAAAAACATGACCGCCGTGAGTTACCCCAAAGTTTGAAATCGTATTCTTTAACACCCTGCTGGGATCGAACATGGTCAATCTGAACAAAGAATCTCTCCGCTGTTTTCTCTGTCTTGGATCAAATAGACGGAATCCATAGGAAACGTTTTAAGTTCACCACTATATGAATTAAAATGCCATCATTGACTCACTACATGTGTTATCGTATCACTTGAGTATTTTCAATTTCAGAAGTAGATTGGTCATACGAGGTTCCTATAACTCAACTGGTACTTTATGTTTGTGAAGAACTCGTGAGAACGTTGTCTCTTAGTGCATGAGGCAAATCCAGCTGAAGCTGGACTAGAATTGGAATCGATAAAATGAATTATTACACCTTATCGTTAAGTTTTGAACATAGACCAAGTGCTTCAAAGAACAATCGCGCGATCGAAAGTTGATAGTGATTTTTCTAACCCGCATAGAATGTGGCGTGTAGGAGTGGCTTTAAAATGATGAAAGAAAATCAACGAAGAGGAGTATTGTTTTCACAAAACCTACCCCAACCactcgaaagaaaaaaaacccggCAAATTCTAGGTCAGAGAGCAGCTGCCCAGTTTTTGATTTAATGGCGGATTGATATTCGCGAcagatattttatttttatgttgcaCTTCATCCGAGGTGGGCTCATAAAAAGTTCAGTTCCCCAAAAACGCGTCGACTTCGCCGGACGCTTGCCATCTTGTGCTTTTTTACTAAAGCAGTAGGATTACTTTTGCCTACTTTAGCATTCGACATCGTTAGCGTTTCCATAACAAGGAAAAAGTGACTGCAGTTACGCGTTCATTCATGGTCCAAAGGTCGAAGTTATTCAAGGTACTTTCTTTATGACGTCAAGGAAGATGTCGAGGCTTTTACCGCAATGCTTTAAATTCAAGGGTTAAACTCAAGTACGATTCGTGAAATCTTGTGATAGCCTTTCATTATTACAACTCGCCAAGTCACTTATGCTTGTTTGACAGGCTAAGCTTCGTTTCAGCCACAGTTTCCCCAGGTAATCTTAGTTAAGGGAAACAATGCAGTAATTTGCATAAGAGTGAATAAGTACTGATTCCAAAGCGAAGAGAATTAACCACTCAAAATATAAAATAACTCGCTGAGCAGAAATATATAAGCTGTTCCGCGTAATGCAGTCTCTCAAACTGAAAGTTGTCAGTGCGATTAAACGCTGTGTGTCGGTTCAACTGCATGTCCTACAATAATTGACCTTAAATGATTGGTGCTTTAACCTAATAAACAGGAGTACAACCCATGGCATCTGAAAAAAAAGTAAGTAAAGGAGATTACACGCTTCTTCAAGCAGACAGCTTAGAAGACAATCTGGATGACAGTGACGGTGAGAATCGAAACAAGATAGATTCGTTATTGGAGAGAAACCTTACTTCCTCATTTGAGACCTTTTGGAATATAAGCAATACTATTCAAGGATTACCGATTCTTGTGATTCCTTATGCAATCAGAGATGGAGGATATTTGGCTGTAATAACTCTCCTTCTGGTTGCTGCTGCATCTAATTACACTGGAAAGACTATCGTGCGATGCCTCTACGAAGAAGATACCAAATCCGGCAAGCGAATTCGCGTCCGCAATTCATATGCAGATGTGGGTCATGCTTTCTTTCCTAAGATTGGTGGGCATCTTGTCCTTGCTACACAGTTCCTGGAATTGCTTGTTGTGGCCTCGGTGTATCCTCTTTTAGTTGGAAGATTATTGGCCAAGTCCTTTCCACATATCCCCGCTCCCTGCTGGCTTTGGACGCTAATTGGCGGCATTCTCTTTCTTCCAAATATTTTCCTAAGAAACCTCTCTCAAGTAGCATGGACAAGTGTCTTAACAGTGTTATCTGCTAAAATAATTTTCATCACGGTGTTTGTGTACAGTTTGAGTCAGTTCCATAAATGGGAGCTAAGTTCTTTGAATCACTTTGACGCCAGTACGTATCCGTCAGCACTAGGAATTCTTGTAGCGAGCTACTTATCACAGCCTTTTGTTCCTCTAATCGAAGGAAGCATGCGTCACAAGGAAAAATTCAATTTCCTAATGAACTTATCTTATGGAACAATGACGTTCCTCAACGTGATCATAGGAGTGGTCGCTTACATCTCATTTCATCCCAACACGGCTGAGGTTGTAACAAACAATTTGCCAGAGGGTTCATTTCGTCGAGCAGTAAATGTCATGGCAGCCGTGTTATCTTTTACATCTTATACCCTTCCAATGTTCACTATTTTCGAAATTGTTGGAAACCTCAAAGTCTCTCATTTTCAACGGGGTGCTGGTAAATCCGTTCGATATccattttttatattttgccGTTTTCTGTTGGTTTCTATAAGTGTTCTTCTCTCAGCGTCACTTTCTGGCTTTACGTATTTCTTAGCTCTGGTAGGAAGCTCAGCTGGAATCAGTTTAGAGTTTGTTTTTCCTCCGCTGTTTCGCCTTAAGATTTATTGGCAAAACCTATCATGGCTAAGTATTTTCGTTGaaatttttgtcttattttttggGGTTATTATGCTAATTAGTGGAACTCTGACTTCTCTCTCTTCGATAATTCAATTCTACAGCCAGTGAATTAGTAATTGTGTATAAATTCACAGTGTATTAGTGCGAACTGCTTCGAGCGATGTAACATGTGATTTTGCATTTGGATACAACTTCCTACGCAAAGTTAGAAGATATATGGCCCTGAGGCAGAAAAGAAATTTACTGCAAAAGATAGCATTTCCTGTAGGTTGAATAAGAGCTTTCgaattaaaaagaaattaaaatgtgtTATACTACTTCTACTTTTCTCAGACATTGAAGCGATTGGCCCTAACGAAACAAAAGACCCTTAGAAACCATTAACATATTCACCACAATACCTTGAAAGGCACAACACTCGCCGTAGCTCAGAGCCAGGCCCCACATAATTCTCCTGATCAGAAAGATCACTGAACTAATGGTCCAAGTCTCCCAGCCGACCTGAACTCCCAACGCCCAACACTTGAATTGATAAAACAAAGAGTAAACCACAAGACTCAAATGCAGGTACAAACAGGGAGGTTAAGCAACGGTTACAGCTACGGTAACAGCTACGGTAACAGTGATGCCAGAAAACAATATTGATTGGTTGAATGaggaaaaatgatcgtgcttCACATGTGGCATGCATTTCATTACATGAAGCCCTGTATGGGAAGACAACGTGGGCATGCAACAGTGACTTCCCTTACCATTTTTGTGCCAGAGACTTTGAAGTCGTCTGAGacgtttaaggacgttcgcgcgaaaatttctCAACATTgattttaccactgtaagatgatgagttagttatgtcagaaatgtaaaaaaaatggggggtcaccgacttcgttttggagagaacatgcccggaaaaacacccaaaacgtgacaaaatcgggcttcgttagcgaataaggccagtgtctgtaaacccaaatatattgcaattaaatctttgaagtgaaatcttctctgccaaatattgtttaagtggacttattaagtgaatctagtcaactggtgaggttccttaaagatcaagttcgcatttagcgaccacagtttcacgcgccttgccgccgcaagatggcaggatttgatgtcccgtgagcagaaatcttgacatttttttaacttcccacattgattttttgttcattcttgggcaacgtggagataattgtaaataaaattcgtttctggaaagaaaaattggggtcaccgaacgtccaagaccgttaaatccaggcaaagcaatggccttttgccctaccatttctcattttattacttagcgcgcgcgctcgtgtataacgtggcgtgtgcatttgcgtgcgcagtaaggatgcgc from Montipora capricornis isolate CH-2021 chromosome 9, ASM3666992v2, whole genome shotgun sequence encodes:
- the LOC138016509 gene encoding vesicular inhibitory amino acid transporter-like, which translates into the protein MASEKKVSKGDYTLLQADSLEDNLDDSDGENRNKIDSLLERNLTSSFETFWNISNTIQGLPILVIPYAIRDGGYLAVITLLLVAAASNYTGKTIVRCLYEEDTKSGKRIRVRNSYADVGHAFFPKIGGHLVLATQFLELLVVASVYPLLVGRLLAKSFPHIPAPCWLWTLIGGILFLPNIFLRNLSQVAWTSVLTVLSAKIIFITVFVYSLSQFHKWELSSLNHFDASTYPSALGILVASYLSQPFVPLIEGSMRHKEKFNFLMNLSYGTMTFLNVIIGVVAYISFHPNTAEVVTNNLPEGSFRRAVNVMAAVLSFTSYTLPMFTIFEIVGNLKVSHFQRGAGKSVRYPFFIFCRFLLVSISVLLSASLSGFTYFLALVGSSAGISLEFVFPPLFRLKIYWQNLSWLSIFVEIFVLFFGVIMLISGTLTSLSSIIQFYSQ